A window of bacterium contains these coding sequences:
- the dapB gene encoding 4-hydroxy-tetrahydrodipicolinate reductase, translated as MNKHLNVCVGGATGWTGLPLSREILKTKDLSLVGAVSRKRAGENFGEILDQPNLNLIIQKSVGDALTVPTDVYIDFTSANVVKDHVLTALNKRVHVVVGSSGLTDQDYLEIHEAALQNGVGVVACGNFATSAILLQRFACQAARFLSHWEVIDYAAAGKPDSPSGMARQLAFRLSEIRKPEMERPISSTVGPVESRGATLNDTQIHSIRLPGFVIGLEVLFGEKDERLSIRYDAGASPAPYLAGALIAIRNVGSSTGLIRGIDSFLFQ; from the coding sequence ATGAACAAGCATCTCAATGTCTGCGTGGGGGGTGCTACAGGATGGACCGGGTTGCCCTTATCCCGCGAAATTCTTAAAACCAAAGATCTCAGCCTGGTCGGGGCAGTTTCGCGCAAACGCGCGGGGGAGAATTTCGGTGAAATTCTTGATCAACCGAATCTGAACTTGATCATCCAAAAATCGGTTGGCGACGCACTGACCGTACCCACGGACGTTTACATCGATTTCACAAGTGCGAACGTAGTCAAAGATCACGTTTTAACCGCGTTGAATAAAAGGGTGCATGTGGTGGTGGGAAGTTCCGGTTTGACCGATCAGGATTATCTGGAGATTCATGAAGCAGCGTTGCAAAACGGAGTCGGAGTGGTCGCATGCGGAAATTTTGCAACTTCAGCAATTCTGTTGCAACGTTTTGCATGTCAGGCTGCTCGGTTCCTCTCGCACTGGGAAGTGATCGATTATGCTGCGGCGGGCAAACCGGATTCGCCGAGTGGTATGGCGCGGCAATTAGCTTTTCGACTCTCCGAAATTCGCAAACCGGAAATGGAGCGCCCCATTTCCAGTACAGTAGGACCGGTTGAGAGCCGCGGCGCAACTTTGAACGATACTCAAATTCATTCGATACGATTGCCCGGTTTTGTGATCGGGTTGGAAGTCCTCTTCGGCGAGAAGGATGAACGGTTAAGCATTCGTTACGATGCGGGAGCGAGCCCGGCGCCTTATCTGGCCGGCGCGCTGATCGCGATCCGCAACGTCGGCAGCTCGACCGGATTGATCCGCGGGATCGATTCCTTTCTGTTCCAGTAG